One window of Alkaliphilus metalliredigens QYMF genomic DNA carries:
- the rpmJ gene encoding 50S ribosomal protein L36, with the protein MKVRASVKPICEKCKVIKRKGKVMVICENPKHKQKQG; encoded by the coding sequence ATGAAGGTTAGAGCATCAGTAAAACCAATTTGTGAAAAATGCAAGGTTATCAAGCGAAAAGGGAAAGTAATGGTAATTTGTGAAAACCCTAAGCATAAACAAAAGCAAGGCTAA